The genomic region CGCATGCCTGCCAAAAGTACTTCCGGCGTTGTTTGTTGCCGTTCCTGGTTGCGATTGGCTTGGGTTCAATGTGGAGCGTGATCGATTCGATCGACGAATCGCACATGACCAACCTGCCCAAAACGGACGAGACCGACCAGGACGATGGCCAGCGATCTAGTCTCTTCCAGACCATCGTACGCACGATGCTTCTCGCTGGCGACTTGCTGGCCATTCCGGTGCTCGTCTTTTCACGACGCATTATCGAAACAGTCGGTACGTGTAAGATCCTGGTTGGAGTCTTCCTCTCGCTTGTCGTCCGCTTCATTCTGTTGGCCTTTCTGCCCTATGCGTACTGGGATGTCGTCGAGGATTGGCTGCTGCCGACCACGCTCGGACTCACCTGGGTGACGCTGGTGCTCCACTTCCGTGATATACTGCCCCGCAAGGTTGCAGCGTTCGCACAGGCCCTACCAGTGATCGCACACTTTGGGCTCGGCCGATTCTTCGGCGCTCTGATCGGGATCGAGCATCAGTACGAACGGCTGGAGAAAGACTACGACATCCTTGCTGGCGTACTGTTCGCCGTCACTATCCTTAGCGTCGTGCTGTACCGATATCGCGAGATCGTGCTCAACTTTCTCGGCCAGTATATACCGGCGCTGAAGCCGGGCGACGCCAACTGCGCCTCGAGTAAAGCTAAGGGAGAGACGAATGTGTAAAGGCCGAAAGCTTTTGCACGATGTTGTTGCACTGAGGAAGATCatgtgttggttggtttacCCCCGACGAAAAACATTTAAGGGTTTTGCTTTAGTTACCAAATTGTTATCATAATAAATAGTTTGTTTAACAAACGGGTTAGAGTTCAATTGAAATGATTTCGAACACAATACTGAAGtgcaaattaattttgaaactGTTTGGTTTTAATAATTCTAATTTATTTCTCCATGGAAATAGTTTTACGTTACATGTTTAAAGTCGATAACCTAATTTTGCGTATGTACAATGTAAAACTAATAAGAGGCAAACTACTACGGCATACATATACTTATTCGTGTAATAATGATCCTTGATCActtcataaaaatgaaatttgtaGCTCCCTCGGACATCTACGCAGATTCTTCAAATGGCCCTACTTGCGATGAACTTGAGGAATTTTCCTGCACCTAACTAACTGAATGggttttatcattttcatcaGTAAGAGATATTTCCTTTTCAGCAGTATCATCATCGTTGGAACTACCCAACTTGCCAACTTTTAACGTTGACTCTTCTACCGTACTGTCAGTAACTGCGTCTGCGAATTCAGCTGTTGAACTCGACAAATCGTCAAACAACATTTCATGCGACGTGCTCTTCGTTGCTTCTACCACCTCCTCATCTTCTTTAAGAGAACTGCTACTAGACAACTCATCCAACGGAATGTCATCCTTAGTTGGCGTCGCTCGACTTGCTTCGATTGGGTCGTCTATAgcttttgttgctgtttgtcGGTTGGATTCTCCTGAAGTTTTCCCCTCTACAGAATTCTCTTTCAAATCGGTGTTATCGACTACTTTTACCTCATTTCTAACTACTTCACTGCCTTTTGAAACTTGTTCCACCTCATCTGTGTCTCCCTTTCCCTTATCTATGACTTCCGTCGATTGCGAATGTTGTTCTTCAGTATTGCTATCGTTTTGTACAGTGTTATCTACTACGGGAATTGGCTCAGCTATAGAATCATTTGAAACTTCAGATAAATCTTTTTCTTTAGTTTCAGTTTCCTCCTCGGGTGAATCTATCGGTTCTAGGCAAAGCATAGGATCGTCATCGACCATAGGATCTGGCAACTCGTTCGCACTCGGAGAATCCTGTTGCACTTCTTGCTGGTCGGAATTCTCCACATCTTCCTCaactttctttccttcctctaTATCGGACTCAACATCGGACTTTTTCGTCGAAAAATTTTCTGTGGCATCCAACAGTTGTTTGCCGTCTTCTTGTGTCATAACGTTAGAAATTGGCTCagattcatttgattttacaCTCTTCTCACTGGCATTTGAAGCCCCTGTATCATGTTCTCTTTCCCCGTCGCTCTTTTGTGCTATCTGTTCATCGATTTCATTGACCCTAGTTTCAACTTTTTCTGAATTGCTTCCCTTTTCCTCATCTACTACCGACTTCTCGATTTCTTTTGCGACCTCTatctgattcgaatcattTTGCTCAACCGAATTCATCGCTTCCATCGGTTCCGTTGCGTTTGGCTCATCAGAAACTGTTTCATCTATCATTTCTTTTCGTATACAACTTTCATGAATGTCTTTGGTCGTAGAATCTGTCTTTCCACCTTCAGGTGTGGTTTCCATCTCTGTGTCCTCATGCAACCCTTTTGGGGCCTCTTTCAGTTCATGTTGTTCAACAGAATGCGCCACTTCCATCGGTTCTGATGTTTCTTGCTCAACCGAGGTGACTGATGCATCTTTCTCAACAGACGAAACTACTGATTCTTTTTCAACGGAAGTGTTCTCATGCATCGTTTGTTGTTCCAAGGAATCTTCATTGGACACTTTGCTCGCTGCATCTTTGTTTTCGCCCTCAGAAATTGCATCGGGTGTTATGTCCTCATTCGACACAGAGACATCCATTGCTACAGGGACTTCCTCTTTTTGTTCTGAATCCATCTCTTCTGTCTGTTCTGTTGCTGTTTTCTCATCAGAGGCGATCGAAGCTTCTTTCTCAAGGGTAGCGATTGCTGCTTCTTTCTCAACGGAGGCGATTTCTTCAATCGTTTCTtgattcaaacaactttcattcgTGCCTTTGATAGTTGAATCTTCGGTTTTTGCCTCAGAATCGGTATTCGACTCGGTTTTATCATCCGATGCCTCCATCTTCTCTGGAACAtcctcgtttcgtttcgattcgttttcgttttcctctgCAGAAACAACGTTATCCACCCGTTCTGTTGCTTCTTCCTCAACAGAAGTGATTCCACcccgtgtttctttttccaaacaactttcattcgaTTGTTTGATGGTTGAACCGGTAGCTTCTTGTTCCGATGTTGGTTTCGGCACTGTTTCCTCATTCGATGATACTGACACTTCCATTGCTTCTGGAGCTTCATGCTGCTTAGGTCCAGCTTTGTTTTCCGCAACCGAACTGGTCACGTCCATTGACTCCTTTGGTTCTTTTTCAACAGAGACGACTGATTGCTCTTCTTTATCAACGACGAGTCCATCGGTCGTTTCGGTTTCCATCcaattttcattcgtttctACGAGTGTTGGATTTGTCTTTTCTCCCTCTGTCGTTGGTTTCTTAGAGGATCCGTCAACTGAAACTTCTGTACAAGTTTTATCGGTAACACTTGAGCTTTCTTCCGTAGATTTTGAGGCCTCCACAGTTACATCACCCATGGATGAGTCTCCATCAATTTGCGACTGATCGTCCACTGTTTCGATACAAAGTAGTTCGGAAACATCCTTTTCCGAAATCTCAACAAGCTCCGTCTGGTTCTTAGCAGGATTTAAAGCATCACGCAACACATCCGGCATTTCAAGCGAGGTAGCAATGTCAGCATCTGCAGATTGTTTCTCGTTCAAAGTTGGATCTGCGAATATGGAAAGTTGAATACCATTACTGAAATGAACAATAAGGGTGTTAACAATAAGGGGGTACTATTTTTCTATGGTTCGTAAAGTTTATTGGGTGAACAAAGTAGTTGGTAACGCAAtcataaatgtttgaaaaagtaatACTTACCTTTCGAAGTTCCATCGTCCTCAAGAGCTTCGGTAGTTTCAACCATACTTTCGGTTTCATCCATTTCAATAAGTTCGACCACATCATCAGGATTAAAACAAGTGCTCGCTCCAGTGCTTTCTTCGATTTCTTTGCGGTTTTCAGCTGTGACATTGGCACTCTCGTTCTCCTTTCCAGTGCCTTCCTGCGTTGTATTGCTTTGAGCTTGTCCCGGTGCACCGGACTCAGTAGATTCTGCGTTGCTACCAGTTGATCGAACCTCTTTTGCAGTCGTCTGCAGGCTCtccgaggatgatgatgagtcaAGCTGCCATGAAACGTTGATATCCCCAAAAGCATACGAAATTGTTTTTTCTACAGTTGTCGTATTTTCTGCAATGGGCTGTTTCTCCGCAATCGGTTGCGCCTTAGTCGGACGGTTAACTGTTTCGCGAGGAAGATTACTCTTACTAGCCGCACTGGGAGCTTTCTTCACAGCTGGCTTTCCGTCACCGACACTTGTTTCTTCATCGGAATCCAACTGAATAACTGTAGTATTCTGCTCGATGATCTCACAATCGTCATCGTCCTCGCTGTCCTCAGGGTTGCGATTGCTGCTTGCACCCTTCGTCATATAGTCCGTTTCCTTGGTAAAACCCATCTTTTTCACATCCGCCATGCAGCGATCTTGCAACTCCTGGAAGCGTCCTATGCCGTACTTCAACAGATACGCCACGTGGATAAATAGTTCCTTCATGTCGCGCAAATTACgaatatttttgaaagaatTCGATTGCGTCAGGGAATGAATTTTAACAATGATATGATTGCAAGATTCCACACTGCCTAGTAGCTTCTCCTCGAAATCTTTCCGGGCTGCCCCTAGCGGAGAATTAGCGTGCGGTCCAGCAACTAATCCTCGCAGCATTTGCAGTACTGGCAGCTGCACCATGGGACTCGACGAAGGAGGCGTTGCTGGTTGGTTCCCAGGACGAGATGCCGCATTCGCTGCCAGTGCTACTGTAACTGGACGTGGCTGTAGCGGTGGTAGAATCCTTTGGTATGGTTGCGGGCGCTGCCCCTGAGCTCGAGCTCGAGAGCGCTTAGCATTCCGTTGCGCTGGCTGCTGTAGCTgtagctgttgctgttgctgctgttgctgttgctgttgctgttgctgttgctgttgctgttgctgttgctgctgttgttgttgctgctgttgctgctgttgttgttgctgctgttgctgctgttgctgctgttgctgctgttgctgctgttgctgctgttgctgctgtagctgctgttgctgttgtaaCTGCTGGtaatgctgttgctgttgtaaCTGGTGCTGCGTGTGCTGCTGGAACTGCTGCTggtactgttgctgctgttgctgctgctgctgctgctgttgcggcGTTAGTTGATGTACCTGCTGTTGGGGTATATAGGTGAGCGGTTGCTGAGGTAACATCATTGCATTTGGGGGTTGTTGTGGAAAGAGCGGAGCAAAAACTGGGGCCATCGTTGGCCTGACCATATTTGCCTGTGGCATCTGAGAGCTGGGCACCATGTTTGTACGATTTGGCGGAAGTTGCACGGTACGTGAGACTGGATGTTGCTGTAGCAATGGTGCCACTGTCTCAGATGCTGCGTAATTGGTTGATAAATCTGGCACCGGTATGGTTACACCTACCGTTGACGCTGGAGTGTCTGACGTTTGACGGCGCACTTGTATCAATTTCCCATTTGGAAGACGATAGGTGCCTTGCTGCGCTGCCGAATGTAGATCCACGCGGAACCCGTTAATCGTATGATATACAGTCTGAGTATTCAACTGCTTGTTAGAAGCAGTCGAAGTCAGTCGAACCAATTGGGATTGCGCATCCGCAACGGATTTGGCTTGCTGGAATGATTGGGGAGATGATGCTGTATCTGCCGATGCTAGACGAACGGTCACCGATCGTCCCATTGAGTTGTGTAAGATCGCTCTAGGCTTCGCAGCCGAAGAGCTAGTGGACACTGGGATGTTTGGCAGTGTTTCGACGAGCGATGGGCCAGAACCTGAGGGGGTAATGAAGTTGCCGGGCATATTATATACCGAACCTACCGCTAAAACACCAGAATTAGCCGTTTGACTAGCCGCGACTGATGCTCTGGCTTCCTCCATCTGAGTAAACATGCTCATTATATCTGGCGTGCATACTACTTCGTTATCTCCTGTCTTGGATTTTTTCGGTGGAGGTGTCTGGAGCTGATGCTCTTCGTCCGACGTCCGTGGCTGCTTTTGCTTAAGCTTCTTCTGTTGCTTTGATCCTGACGACCCCGATGGTTTTGCCGATGAATTAGACATCGAAGAAGAGGCGGATGGTTTTTCCAACCCTAAAAGCGATGGCGACAAAGGTGGTATAAGCACCATTGGTTTTAGCAATTTATCCTTCTTACTGGTACCATCTGCGCTCCGTCCGCCGCTATTTTCATTCCGAATGTGAGCAAGAGGCACGTTATCCGCATCGTCCTCAGCTCGTTTGGACTGCTTTTTACTACCTGACTGATTTGCTGCTTTCGAACGGCTTGATTTACTGGGACAGCATGTTGTGAGATCCTGCTTCAACAGAGCATGAACAGCCGTCGGTGAGAGATGGTGTTGTGATTTTACGTCCCTAAAATCATTCGCCAAATATCGATAAGAATGCAGTGGACAGTGCGAAACAGAATCATGCGACACTtactttttttgcttttcgatGAAATTCATTAGTGCCCAGTGCTGGGCACGAAGGTGCCACATTATCTTTGGAGCACATCCAAAGCAGTCCCAGTTTTCATTGCGCGCTATGTCCTGCACGCAGTTCTTGGACAGGTTTTTTAAGATACAGCTCTTGCAAAACACATACGGACACTTTGAACAACAATACACCTCACCGCCTTGGCCACACCAGCGACAGTACAGTTCGCTGCCATCTTCACCCTTATCAAACTCGCCACTATTGTAGAAAGCATGGCAAGAACGACAGTGGGTCACGCGCAGTACCGGATGCATCCGGATGATGGCCTCGGAAACCGGAGCCGTTCCGATGTGGGTTTGACAAGATGTACAGTGAACTTTTGATTCAGCTATCTTACTGACATTCGGATATAAGCGCATAAAATATCGCTTCTCCGCCGGGTCAGTATCACTTTCGAACGATAGCCGAAATCCTGTAAATCACGGAAAAGAGCAATTGGATTAGATGAAATTACACTTTAGTTGATTGAGCCGGTATATTGAACAAAAGCAGGACAACGCTTATTTTGTTAGTCAAAACGGAATGGAatagaaaaatgataaatctCAAATGGCATTCGTGGTCTAATGCCAAAATAAGCATTCTACTGAGACGcattaaaaaatgttaaaagtaaATTCTTAACACagtaataagaaaataaacactatATGCCATTTagtgataaaattaaaatttcaaaaatatgtttcgaaAAAATTTGACGGTCACTGTACTGAGCAGCAAACTAAAATCTATCAGAAGTCATGCGACTCGGGTTTGGCAGCAAAACGCTGCCTGCTACGCGGGGTTACGCCGCTCACTTACCATCATCGTCGTAATATTCTTCCGTCATGCTGGATCCTCAAGTGATTCAATCGAGCTCCGAGAAAACGGTTAGAAATGTAATTCAGCTCCTTTTATTGCTTCACTACGTACACTAGCAGGTCACGATTCAAACACCGTATCTTAGAGAACGCAGAAAGGTTTGACACGATTTGCTTCACGCTTGAAAATAACAGCACAAGGCGTCGCACATACTTTACCTAAAAATGGAGGCAAATTGACAGCGTCTCCGCGGATTATTCGAGAAAAAGGTTAGATCGGCTGACATTAGCACCACTACTGGCATAGTAGGCGTTTTTAGGATGTACATACTCGTATGTGTTTGTGCTATCCGGCGTAGAAAGAGCAGTACAATCGTTCATATCAAGTGCCGGAAAAGAGATGCAAGAGCTGACGTTTACCAGTTGTCAAACTCGCAAAACTTTTGAAATGTCAGTTTTTCGTCAAATGTCAAATGCTTCTGACAGACTTCATCCGTATTTTCGAAATGGCCGttaaacaaattgaatgaCAGATATACAATAGATGGAATATGGTTACTTTTATAAACGTTTGAAAATGGataaacaatgaaaacaaaatgaacttATATACTCACCAAACAAAGCTATACCTCATTGTGAATTTACGTTAACCACTTAGACTGGTGCCAGTGCTTTGTTGCACGTTATTTTACCGAACGTTAAATTTGcaagtgtttttgttatttttagaaaGTTAAATGAATTTAACAGTAAGAAAGTTGTATGAACATGACTATCCCTCAAATAACTTCACAGATATGACCGGAAGCTCCACCAGCCAATACCCCGGCATCTTTTGGGCCCTGATTGATTGACTTGATCTTGTGGGATAAATGAGTATAGTTTGCGAGGATAGTAGCACATTTTAACGGTATAGTCAGCTGCTTGTACCAAAGACGTACCTACGACCAACTTTGGGACCCAAGATACTGAATTGCTGAATCGTTGTGCCACTATTGTGCCATGAGCATCCTCCAAATATTCTtagtattttttcatttatttttgcactTCGTTGAAGGAAgaaattcttttttatttttcgatttgcTTTCTCACTCTGTGTTGCAGTTACAACGacacatgttttattttagtttatttaatttgagtAAAATGAgcgtgaaataaataattatgtaTTAAGTAAcgttttgaaatattatatttttgttacttctGTTAATTATCAACAGGGGTGCCCATggtgcagcggtagcgcgaggaaacaccacgccacaggtgtgggatcgaatctcgaatccggcaccctccggtataaCGAACGGCAGACCaacgatctataatataccgtcgtTCGGTCACAGTAACTCtcttaaaaaaaattgccacatgaaaaaatattattaattaagtaataaaatttaataaaatttattgtaaTTTTTGGCAGCACTGGATCTTTGGTTGTCAAGCAAAGGTGACGTTGGGTAGCTCACAGAAGACAttctaaaataaacaacaacaaaattgccGCCAACAAATGAGTTCCTTTTGAGTGCTGTGATGTGGtatagtgatgagaataacaactctttttatagatttgaatcagagtgaataatcatcatgatgattcgaatctttaagtcactttttttgtgattgtgaaaacgtgtaaaatgatttattaaccttCGAGGTTAATTcgaa from Anopheles coustani chromosome 3, idAnoCousDA_361_x.2, whole genome shotgun sequence harbors:
- the LOC131272106 gene encoding putative mediator of RNA polymerase II transcription subunit 26 isoform X1; translation: MTEEYYDDDGFRLSFESDTDPAEKRYFMRLYPNVSKIAESKVHCTSCQTHIGTAPVSEAIIRMHPVLRVTHCRSCHAFYNSGEFDKGEDGSELYCRWCGQGGEVYCCSKCPYVFCKSCILKNLSKNCVQDIARNENWDCFGCAPKIMWHLRAQHWALMNFIEKQKKDVKSQHHLSPTAVHALLKQDLTTCCPSKSSRSKAANQSGSKKQSKRAEDDADNVPLAHIRNENSGGRSADGLEKPSASSSMSNSSAKPSGSSGSKQQKKLKQKQPRTSDEEHQLQTPPPKKSKTGDNEVVCTPDIMSMFTQMEEARASVAASQTANSGVLAVGSVYNMPGNFITPSGSGPSLVETLPNIPVSTSSSAAKPRAILHNSMGRSVTVRLASADTASSPQSFQQAKSVADAQSQLVRLTSTASNKQLNTQTVYHTINGFRVDLHSAAQQGTYRLPNGKLIQVRRQTSDTPASTQVHQLTPQQQQQQQQQQQQYQQQFQQHTQHQLQQQQHYQQLQQQQQLQQQQQQQQQQQQQQQQQQQQQQQQQQQQQQQQQQQQQQQQQQQQQQQQQQQQQQLQLQQPAQRNAKRSRARAQGQRPQPYQRILPPLQPRPVTVALAANAASRPGNQPATPPSSSPMVQLPVLQMLRGLVAGPHANSPLGAARKDFEEKLLGSVESCNHIIVKIHSLTQSNSFKNIRNLRDMKELFIHVAYLLKYGIGRFQELQDRCMADVKKMGFTKETDYMTKGASSNRNPEDSEDDDDCEIIEQNTTVIQLDSDEETSVGDGKPAVKKAPSAASKSNLPRETVNRPTKAQPIAEKQPIAENTTTVEKTISYAFGDINVSWQLDSSSSSESLQTTAKEVRSTGSNAESTESGAPGQAQSNTTQEGTGKENESANVTAENRKEIEESTGASTCFNPDDVVELIEMDETESMVETTEALEDDGTSKDPTLNEKQSADADIATSLEMPDVLRDALNPAKNQTELVEISEKDVSELLCIETVDDQSQIDGDSSMGDVTVEASKSTEESSSVTDKTCTEVSVDGSSKKPTTEGEKTNPTLVETNENWMETETTDGLVVDKEEQSVVSVEKEPKESMDVTSSVAENKAGPKQHEAPEAMEVSVSSNEETVPKPTSEQEATGSTIKQSNESCLEKETRGGITSVEEEATERVDNVVSAEENENESKRNEDVPEKMEASDDKTESNTDSEAKTEDSTIKGTNESCLNQETIEEIASVEKEAAIATLEKEASIASDEKTATEQTEEMDSEQKEEVPVAMDVSVSNEDITPDAISEGENKDAASKVSNEDSLEQQTMHENTSVEKESVVSSVEKDASVTSVEQETSEPMEVAHSVEQHELKEAPKGLHEDTEMETTPEGGKTDSTTKDIHESCIRKEMIDETVSDEPNATEPMEAMNSVEQNDSNQIEVAKEIEKSVVDEEKGSNSEKVETRVNEIDEQIAQKSDGEREHDTGASNASEKSVKSNESEPISNVMTQEDGKQLLDATENFSTKKSDVESDIEEGKKVEEDVENSDQQEVQQDSPSANELPDPMVDDDPMLCLEPIDSPEEETETKEKDLSEVSNDSIAEPIPVVDNTVQNDSNTEEQHSQSTEVIDKGKGDTDEVEQVSKGSEVVRNEVKVVDNTDLKENSVEGKTSGESNRQTATKAIDDPIEASRATPTKDDIPLDELSSSSSLKEDEEVVEATKSTSHEMLFDDLSSSTAEFADAVTDSTVEESTLKVGKLGSSNDDDTAEKEISLTDENDKTHSVS
- the LOC131272106 gene encoding putative mediator of RNA polymerase II transcription subunit 26 isoform X2 yields the protein MTEEYYDDDGFRLSFESDTDPAEKRYFMRLYPNVSKIAESKVHCTSCQTHIGTAPVSEAIIRMHPVLRVTHCRSCHAFYNSGEFDKGEDGSELYCRWCGQGGEVYCCSKCPYVFCKSCILKNLSKNCVQDIARNENWDCFGCAPKIMWHLRAQHWALMNFIEKQKKDVKSQHHLSPTAVHALLKQDLTTCCPSKSSRSKAANQSGSKKQSKRAEDDADNVPLAHIRNENSGGRSADGLEKPSASSSMSNSSAKPSGSSGSKQQKKLKQKQPRTSDEEHQLQTPPPKKSKTGDNEVVCTPDIMSMFTQMEEARASVAASQTANSGVLAQAKSVADAQSQLVRLTSTASNKQLNTQTVYHTINGFRVDLHSAAQQGTYRLPNGKLIQVRRQTSDTPASTQVHQLTPQQQQQQQQQQQQYQQQFQQHTQHQLQQQQHYQQLQQQQQLQQQQQQQQQQQQQQQQQQQQQQQQQQQQQQQQQQQQQQQQQQQQQQQQQQQQQQLQLQQPAQRNAKRSRARAQGQRPQPYQRILPPLQPRPVTVALAANAASRPGNQPATPPSSSPMVQLPVLQMLRGLVAGPHANSPLGAARKDFEEKLLGSVESCNHIIVKIHSLTQSNSFKNIRNLRDMKELFIHVAYLLKYGIGRFQELQDRCMADVKKMGFTKETDYMTKGASSNRNPEDSEDDDDCEIIEQNTTVIQLDSDEETSVGDGKPAVKKAPSAASKSNLPRETVNRPTKAQPIAEKQPIAENTTTVEKTISYAFGDINVSWQLDSSSSSESLQTTAKEVRSTGSNAESTESGAPGQAQSNTTQEGTGKENESANVTAENRKEIEESTGASTCFNPDDVVELIEMDETESMVETTEALEDDGTSKDPTLNEKQSADADIATSLEMPDVLRDALNPAKNQTELVEISEKDVSELLCIETVDDQSQIDGDSSMGDVTVEASKSTEESSSVTDKTCTEVSVDGSSKKPTTEGEKTNPTLVETNENWMETETTDGLVVDKEEQSVVSVEKEPKESMDVTSSVAENKAGPKQHEAPEAMEVSVSSNEETVPKPTSEQEATGSTIKQSNESCLEKETRGGITSVEEEATERVDNVVSAEENENESKRNEDVPEKMEASDDKTESNTDSEAKTEDSTIKGTNESCLNQETIEEIASVEKEAAIATLEKEASIASDEKTATEQTEEMDSEQKEEVPVAMDVSVSNEDITPDAISEGENKDAASKVSNEDSLEQQTMHENTSVEKESVVSSVEKDASVTSVEQETSEPMEVAHSVEQHELKEAPKGLHEDTEMETTPEGGKTDSTTKDIHESCIRKEMIDETVSDEPNATEPMEAMNSVEQNDSNQIEVAKEIEKSVVDEEKGSNSEKVETRVNEIDEQIAQKSDGEREHDTGASNASEKSVKSNESEPISNVMTQEDGKQLLDATENFSTKKSDVESDIEEGKKVEEDVENSDQQEVQQDSPSANELPDPMVDDDPMLCLEPIDSPEEETETKEKDLSEVSNDSIAEPIPVVDNTVQNDSNTEEQHSQSTEVIDKGKGDTDEVEQVSKGSEVVRNEVKVVDNTDLKENSVEGKTSGESNRQTATKAIDDPIEASRATPTKDDIPLDELSSSSSLKEDEEVVEATKSTSHEMLFDDLSSSTAEFADAVTDSTVEESTLKVGKLGSSNDDDTAEKEISLTDENDKTHSVS